The stretch of DNA AACGCTATGAATACGACAAGGCGCATCGGTATAGGCGCAGAAGCTATTATTTGGCCGAACAACGCAGGCAGGTCAATGAAATCACCATACAAATTGACGGGACTTTTTATAAAGAGGAACATTCGCAGAATATTTTTGCTATTTCTGATATTGCTGAGCTGATCAGTAAAACTGCATTTAAATTAACGCACACGTTCGAAAATCTGACTTTTAACAAAGGAAAAGAGAGTTCGGAACGCGTGCATTTTGTTCTGGAGAAAAGGAAATAACTTATTCTTATTTAATATATGACAGCATACGAAATAATACTCAAGAAGCGTGATAAACAGGAATTGACCAAAAATGAAATCAAAATGTTGGTCGATGATTTTACAGCCGGAAAAATTCCTGACTATCAGATGTCGGCGTTTCTCATGGCCGTCTATTTTAACGAGATGAACTTTAGAGAAACGACCGACCTCACGATCGCAATGCGGGACAGCGGAACGGTGATAGATCTTTCGATGATACCTGGCATAAAGGTTGATAAACACAGCACGGGAGGGGTAGGGGATAAGATTTCTCTTATTTTGGCACCCTTGGCTGCATCGCTTGGCGTGATCGTACCGATGATCAGCGGGCGTGGGCTCGGACA from bacterium encodes:
- a CDS encoding thymidine phosphorylase, which codes for MTAYEIILKKRDKQELTKNEIKMLVDDFTAGKIPDYQMSAFLMAVYFNEMNFRETTDLTIAMRDSGTVIDLSMIPGIKVDKHSTGGVGDKISLILAPLAASLGVIVPMISGRGLGHTGGTLDKLESIPGFNIGLSISQFQQTLKDIGVCMIGKTAEIAPADKKLYALRDVTGTVESIPLISASIMSKKLAEGID